One window from the genome of Gimesia aquarii encodes:
- a CDS encoding peptidoglycan D,D-transpeptidase FtsI family protein, with amino-acid sequence MSSTKSDRHISWRTWSLVILVVFAWIVISGRLIYLQYIGHRQFASVVVRQQVYKEKIPARPGDLLDRNGRLLATTIVTSSLFVIPQRLENQNDVAQICKLLDLDEAHFLNRLKQNRNKLFLWVKRRLTDQELQDIRSLSLSDDVWGFRQEYRRKYPQGALAAHVLGLRDIDGKGQGGIEEAFDHMICGQDGYRFQVRDAHGRVIEVRNDSRVAACNGESLVTTLDSIIQLYTERQLQAIVKEWQPKSACAIVMGVKTGEVLAMASVPTFDLNHPENISESAWKNTAIASIYEPGSTLKPFIVAAALEKGILEKEEEFDCENGEYRMSKRVLHDHHSYGMLSVTDILVKSSNIGMAKIGERLTNPGLFEAVEAFGLGQKTGIQLPGELNGIVRPLKEWNIYSTGSIPMGQEIAVTPIQLITAHVALANQGKLLNPRLIRDQIDHNHFPRSDEEPEQVRPLVSTPIVSSEVADWLVRVPMLETVRRGTGRKAMLEEYAVFGKTGTAQKPDPKTGKYSSQLHVSSFICGAPAHDPQILVLVVVNEPSVGPNHYGGTIAGPPASEILKQTLIYLRVPFDRNYRQHGKQAAGGLHNMLR; translated from the coding sequence TTGAGTTCCACAAAGTCTGATCGACATATAAGTTGGCGAACCTGGAGCCTTGTGATCCTTGTGGTATTCGCATGGATCGTGATTTCCGGGCGGCTCATTTATCTTCAATACATCGGGCATCGCCAGTTTGCTTCTGTCGTTGTTCGACAGCAGGTTTATAAAGAAAAAATACCTGCCAGGCCAGGGGATCTCCTTGACAGGAATGGACGGCTGTTGGCAACAACGATTGTGACAAGCAGTTTATTTGTTATTCCGCAACGTCTAGAAAATCAGAACGATGTTGCACAGATCTGCAAGTTGCTTGACCTTGATGAAGCGCATTTTCTCAACCGGCTAAAACAGAATCGGAATAAGCTTTTTCTTTGGGTTAAACGACGTCTAACCGATCAGGAACTACAAGACATTAGATCGCTCAGTCTCTCTGATGATGTCTGGGGCTTTCGACAGGAATATCGTAGAAAATATCCTCAAGGTGCTTTAGCCGCACATGTTCTGGGACTCCGGGATATTGATGGAAAAGGACAGGGGGGTATCGAAGAGGCTTTTGATCACATGATATGTGGTCAAGATGGTTATCGGTTTCAGGTTCGCGATGCACATGGGCGTGTGATTGAAGTTCGCAATGATTCTCGAGTAGCAGCGTGTAATGGAGAAAGTTTGGTAACGACGTTGGATTCGATCATTCAGCTATATACCGAGCGACAATTGCAGGCAATTGTTAAGGAATGGCAGCCCAAAAGTGCGTGTGCTATCGTGATGGGGGTCAAAACAGGTGAAGTACTGGCCATGGCTTCTGTTCCGACCTTTGATTTGAATCATCCTGAGAACATTTCTGAGTCTGCCTGGAAAAATACGGCAATTGCATCTATTTATGAACCAGGTTCGACCTTGAAACCCTTTATTGTAGCGGCAGCACTTGAGAAAGGGATCTTAGAAAAAGAGGAAGAGTTTGATTGTGAAAATGGTGAGTATCGCATGAGTAAGAGAGTGCTTCACGATCATCACAGTTATGGAATGTTGAGTGTCACCGATATTCTGGTTAAGTCAAGTAATATTGGGATGGCGAAAATTGGCGAGAGACTGACTAATCCCGGTTTGTTCGAAGCAGTCGAAGCGTTTGGTCTCGGTCAGAAAACAGGGATTCAGTTACCTGGTGAATTAAATGGGATCGTCAGACCTTTGAAAGAATGGAATATCTATTCGACCGGTTCCATCCCAATGGGGCAGGAGATTGCAGTGACTCCAATTCAATTAATTACTGCCCATGTGGCTCTCGCTAATCAAGGGAAACTGCTAAATCCTCGCTTGATTCGAGATCAGATTGATCACAATCATTTTCCCCGTTCTGATGAAGAACCTGAACAAGTCCGACCTTTGGTTTCGACTCCCATCGTCTCATCAGAAGTTGCTGACTGGCTGGTTAGGGTGCCGATGCTAGAAACTGTCAGGCGGGGAACTGGGCGAAAAGCGATGTTAGAAGAGTATGCTGTGTTTGGGAAGACGGGAACTGCACAAAAGCCTGATCCCAAAACTGGTAAGTACTCATCCCAGTTACATGTGAGTTCTTTTATCTGTGGTGCACCAGCACATGATCCCCAGATACTGGTTCTGGTTGTGGTGAATGAACCGTCAGTCGGGCCAAACCATTATGGTGGGACCATTGCAGGCCCTCCAGCTTCAGAGATTCTAAAGCAGACATTAATTTATCTGAGAGTTCCCTTTGATAGAAATTATCGACAGCATGGCAAACAGGCTGCGGGCGGGCTTCACAATATGTTGCGTTGA
- a CDS encoding LysM peptidoglycan-binding domain-containing protein, which translates to MAEEKKTEKTTEEDWGIEKPKSGIAIETKVGLCLIFILLSAFGLVVYQKINRPQEELAVNNPAEVDSTENLPEADPNQEVDPFGEGNLQPSSSDQVVDQSNGFDSNESNSGFSTPQEGQDQDNSFGMQQSGVQGADQFSQNTFENRSEPQQSSELAMNQTDNGFQQFDSSSNSNNEFENPTQNEFQKGMQNQSEPATFDNSQQEFGAEQQNPFSQENQFAQQPTQTAQQSNDFNLESQTGLPPDPEAGNSGLREQSSGNEFDQSAEVTTNAFQAEEDPFGAVAQQGQTMQAEPQQSAENEFENFDPANELNSAQMQNPEEFSDNTAKINITDISTPAEAGDFNAAEFSQSEPQSSMAQNEQSFNQEFEQPEVSEFNADSVNQGEDRFGNFRPEEFSAQQAESVTTVKNPSAAIDSSTFHNPGAMTGQQTPQAQGLFDRSAQTRVNSTQEFGALQEESFQQEPVMNARGEYTVQHGENFWTISKKLYGTGRYFQLLAEINKNRVSDPQKMRPGTKLIAPDRTAIDARYQSRHKSTQTVASKFSGTGSVRKSSKPSGFFISQDGRPMYRVGSNDTLTDISQRHLGRSSRWFQIYQINRQKLQNPNKLKIGTELQLPYDASRVSLVPGNTSSR; encoded by the coding sequence ATGGCTGAAGAAAAAAAAACAGAAAAGACAACCGAAGAAGACTGGGGAATTGAAAAACCTAAGTCTGGGATTGCCATTGAAACCAAAGTGGGACTTTGTCTGATCTTTATCTTGCTGAGTGCCTTTGGTTTGGTTGTTTATCAGAAAATTAATCGACCGCAGGAAGAGCTCGCTGTTAATAATCCTGCAGAGGTTGATTCCACGGAGAACTTGCCAGAAGCAGATCCGAATCAAGAAGTAGATCCTTTTGGAGAGGGGAATTTGCAGCCTTCCTCTTCTGATCAGGTCGTCGATCAGTCGAATGGTTTTGATTCGAATGAAAGCAATTCGGGGTTTTCCACTCCACAGGAAGGGCAAGATCAGGATAATTCTTTTGGGATGCAGCAGTCTGGAGTACAAGGCGCGGATCAGTTTTCCCAAAACACGTTCGAAAATCGGTCTGAACCTCAACAGTCTTCTGAATTGGCAATGAATCAGACAGATAATGGATTCCAGCAGTTTGATTCCTCGTCAAATTCGAATAATGAATTTGAAAATCCTACTCAAAATGAATTTCAGAAGGGCATGCAGAATCAGTCTGAGCCCGCTACTTTTGATAATTCTCAACAGGAATTTGGAGCTGAGCAACAAAACCCATTTTCACAAGAGAATCAGTTTGCTCAACAGCCAACGCAGACGGCTCAGCAATCTAACGATTTCAATCTGGAATCACAAACTGGATTGCCACCTGATCCAGAGGCAGGAAATTCGGGATTGAGAGAACAGTCTTCTGGTAATGAGTTCGATCAATCAGCAGAGGTGACTACCAATGCATTTCAAGCAGAAGAAGATCCATTTGGTGCAGTAGCACAGCAAGGACAAACTATGCAGGCAGAACCACAGCAGTCTGCAGAGAATGAGTTTGAAAACTTTGATCCCGCAAATGAATTAAATTCAGCTCAGATGCAGAACCCGGAAGAATTTTCTGATAATACAGCGAAGATCAATATCACTGATATTTCCACACCAGCTGAAGCAGGCGACTTTAATGCTGCTGAATTCTCACAGAGTGAACCCCAGTCATCGATGGCTCAAAATGAGCAGTCGTTCAATCAGGAATTCGAACAGCCAGAAGTTTCAGAATTCAATGCAGACTCTGTGAATCAGGGTGAAGACCGTTTTGGTAATTTTCGTCCGGAAGAATTTTCAGCACAACAGGCAGAAAGCGTCACGACGGTGAAAAATCCGTCAGCGGCAATTGATTCTAGTACATTTCACAATCCAGGAGCCATGACAGGACAACAAACGCCCCAGGCTCAGGGGCTGTTTGATCGATCTGCACAAACCAGAGTCAATTCCACTCAGGAGTTTGGTGCTTTACAGGAAGAGTCATTCCAACAAGAGCCTGTCATGAATGCACGCGGTGAATACACAGTACAACATGGCGAGAATTTCTGGACGATCTCTAAGAAATTGTATGGTACCGGCCGTTATTTTCAATTGCTGGCAGAGATCAACAAAAATCGGGTGAGTGATCCACAAAAAATGAGGCCAGGTACGAAACTGATTGCCCCGGATCGAACGGCGATTGATGCTCGATATCAATCGCGGCACAAATCGACACAGACTGTAGCCAGTAAGTTTTCCGGAACAGGATCAGTGCGGAAATCAAGCAAACCATCTGGCTTTTTTATCAGTCAAGATGGGCGTCCGATGTACCGTGTGGGGAGTAATGATACATTAACCGATATTTCACAGAGACATCTCGGACGTTCTTCTCGCTGGTTTCAGATTTATCAGATCAATCGTCAAAAACTGCAGAACCCAAATAAGCTAAAAATTGGCACAGAATTACAGCTCCCTTATGACGCCAGCCGAGTCAGTCTTGTTCCTGGAAACACATCCAGCCGATAG
- the rsmH gene encoding 16S rRNA (cytosine(1402)-N(4))-methyltransferase RsmH yields MSGDQKKTTHIPVLLREVIEQLDLSPGLVVVDGTVGAGGHSQHILRKIGKEGILIGLDRDEMMLNFAKEKLQLEKSSVGQWHLKQASYAELPRVLDELQLKSIDRILLDLGLSSDQLGDVERGFGFESSGELDLRFDTRSGVPAWKLLETLSESELSEILEVYGEERFSHRIAAQIVRQRKSAPIRMAVDLTKAVHEAVPHKALTSARKNPATRVFQALRIAANKELEQLQTMLETVLPQVLKPGGRAAIISFHSLEDRLVKQAFKNQAIWKRLTQKPIVGTQAEQRVNPRCRTAKLRVAIKT; encoded by the coding sequence ATGTCCGGTGATCAGAAGAAGACGACTCATATACCGGTCCTGTTACGTGAGGTCATTGAACAACTTGATTTATCTCCCGGGCTGGTTGTTGTTGACGGAACAGTAGGAGCCGGAGGCCATAGTCAACACATATTGAGAAAAATTGGTAAGGAAGGAATCTTAATTGGTCTGGATCGTGATGAGATGATGCTCAATTTTGCAAAAGAAAAATTACAGTTAGAAAAATCATCAGTTGGGCAGTGGCATCTCAAACAGGCGAGTTATGCAGAGCTACCTAGAGTCTTGGATGAACTGCAACTAAAATCTATTGATCGAATTCTGTTAGATTTGGGATTGTCTTCAGATCAATTAGGAGACGTCGAGCGCGGATTTGGATTTGAGTCGTCAGGAGAATTAGATTTACGGTTCGATACCAGATCGGGAGTTCCAGCCTGGAAACTTCTGGAAACACTTTCAGAATCAGAGCTGAGTGAAATATTGGAAGTTTATGGTGAGGAGCGTTTCAGTCACAGAATAGCGGCTCAGATTGTCAGGCAGCGCAAGTCGGCACCGATCAGGATGGCAGTAGATTTGACAAAAGCCGTTCATGAAGCTGTCCCGCATAAGGCATTGACTTCAGCAAGGAAAAATCCGGCGACACGTGTATTTCAGGCATTACGGATAGCAGCAAACAAGGAACTCGAACAATTACAAACCATGTTGGAAACTGTCTTACCACAGGTTCTGAAACCAGGAGGACGAGCTGCGATTATCAGCTTTCATTCGCTGGAAGACAGATTAGTCAAGCAGGCTTTTAAGAATCAAGCTATTTGGAAGAGACTGACACAGAAGCCTATTGTTGGGACTCAGGCAGAACAGCGTGTCAATCCACGTTGCCGTACGGCGAAGTTAAGGGTTGCGATCAAGACTTAA
- the mraZ gene encoding division/cell wall cluster transcriptional repressor MraZ, protein MALTGTFNKTLDGKRRLAIPKRIKEELVNKQFTQVYIAPGTETSLLLFSEKEFEQQAERLKEYSNNVPEAARYLRLYYSRAEKVEVDAQGRICIPERLANLASLESKQEVILIGVQDHAEIWSTERWETYLKDHGPRFDEMASQAFGQMPW, encoded by the coding sequence ATGGCGTTAACTGGAACCTTCAACAAGACTCTGGACGGAAAACGTCGTTTGGCAATTCCCAAGCGAATCAAAGAAGAACTTGTCAACAAACAATTTACACAGGTTTATATTGCACCAGGCACGGAAACATCTTTGTTGCTTTTTTCTGAGAAGGAGTTTGAACAGCAGGCAGAGCGTTTAAAAGAGTATTCCAATAATGTCCCGGAGGCAGCCCGCTATCTCCGATTGTATTATTCGAGGGCTGAGAAAGTGGAAGTGGACGCTCAGGGACGCATTTGTATTCCGGAACGTTTGGCTAATCTGGCTAGCCTGGAATCAAAACAGGAAGTGATATTGATTGGAGTTCAAGATCATGCAGAAATTTGGAGTACAGAGCGTTGGGAAACCTACCTTAAGGATCATGGACCTCGTTTTGATGAGATGGCCTCTCAAGCCTTTGGTCAAATGCCTTGGTAG
- a CDS encoding glycosyltransferase encodes MSDDVFPTPIAFCITGLQPGGAERALVQIVKRLNREKWSPVVYSLTGTGPLADELQLADIPIEILHVHSPWDARIIWRLAKKFKAQKPVLLQTFLFHANLAGRLAARISGIRHVVSGIRVSEKRQNGHLFLDRWTNGLVDLNVCVSQSVARFSIRQGKLSKSKVKVIPNGVDFELFDRAEAIDLSPWGIPTGAKVILFVGRLDPQKAPNDLLTAFTCFAEQAPDFHLLFVGEGPLKAELEHQSYQLPCASRIHFAGWQSQIPQLMKAASCLVLPSLWEGMPNVVLEAMASGLPVISTDVDGVSELMQHGKQGVLVAQGSSAEIQQALRDFSHEPAMSLEMARNAQTIVKKEFTWEAIAQKYDQIYENLLIKHR; translated from the coding sequence TTGTCTGACGATGTCTTTCCCACTCCGATAGCTTTTTGTATTACCGGGCTGCAGCCTGGTGGAGCGGAGCGTGCGCTCGTTCAGATTGTAAAACGCTTGAATCGTGAAAAATGGTCTCCCGTTGTTTATTCTCTGACAGGCACGGGACCACTGGCTGATGAACTCCAGTTAGCGGACATTCCCATAGAGATCTTACACGTTCATTCGCCTTGGGATGCCCGCATTATCTGGCGACTGGCAAAAAAGTTCAAAGCACAGAAACCAGTTTTACTGCAAACATTTTTATTTCATGCCAATTTAGCCGGTCGACTTGCTGCGCGCATTTCCGGAATACGGCATGTCGTTTCTGGCATTCGTGTTTCAGAAAAACGACAGAATGGTCACCTCTTTCTGGATCGTTGGACTAACGGCCTTGTAGATTTGAATGTCTGTGTCAGTCAATCGGTGGCACGGTTTTCTATTCGGCAGGGTAAGCTTTCAAAATCTAAAGTGAAGGTAATTCCTAATGGCGTAGATTTCGAATTGTTTGATAGAGCAGAAGCGATAGATTTGAGCCCCTGGGGCATTCCTACCGGTGCGAAGGTGATTCTGTTCGTGGGGAGATTAGATCCTCAGAAGGCCCCCAACGATCTTCTGACTGCATTTACTTGCTTTGCGGAGCAAGCTCCCGATTTTCATCTCCTGTTTGTTGGTGAGGGGCCGTTGAAAGCTGAATTGGAACACCAATCGTACCAATTGCCGTGTGCTTCACGGATTCATTTTGCTGGTTGGCAGTCTCAGATTCCTCAATTGATGAAGGCAGCCAGTTGTTTGGTGCTTCCATCGTTATGGGAAGGGATGCCAAATGTGGTTCTTGAGGCGATGGCCTCTGGTTTGCCTGTCATCTCAACGGATGTGGACGGCGTTTCTGAGTTAATGCAACATGGTAAACAGGGTGTTCTAGTAGCTCAGGGTAGTTCTGCTGAGATTCAACAGGCATTACGAGACTTCAGTCATGAACCTGCAATGTCTCTTGAGATGGCCAGAAATGCGCAAACTATTGTCAAAAAAGAATTTACATGGGAAGCAATAGCCCAGAAATATGACCAGATCTACGAAAACCTACTGATAAAGCATCGCTGA
- the queA gene encoding tRNA preQ1(34) S-adenosylmethionine ribosyltransferase-isomerase QueA — translation MTELNTFDYELPPELIATQPTQQRDQSRMLVVDRQANTIIHSSISELPKHLNSDDCLVLNDTRVLSARIFGVRKSTGGKWEGLYLGSDESGQWKLMSKTRGKLISGEIIDLVPAHPRQEQKQISLQMQSKDAEGYWTAAVQSDEDHHTILEHFGTMPLPPYMRRELATDVDWERYQTVYANQPGAVAAPTAGLHFTPDLLNECTQKGIQIAKVTLHVGIGTFKPISVQTLDQHKMHSEWCELSEESAVLLNETRQKGGRIVSVGTTSVRTLETVAQQGSLNAWRGETDIFIYPPYQFQAVDCLLTNFHLPKSTLLVLVSAFAGTELIREAYEKAVEEQYRFFSYGDAMLIL, via the coding sequence ATGACCGAATTAAACACATTTGACTACGAACTTCCTCCGGAATTAATCGCCACCCAACCGACACAGCAGCGAGATCAATCTCGGATGTTAGTAGTAGACCGCCAAGCAAATACCATTATCCATAGCTCGATTTCTGAACTACCAAAGCATTTAAATTCTGATGACTGTCTGGTCTTGAATGATACGCGTGTGCTCTCAGCCCGGATATTCGGTGTCAGAAAATCAACGGGTGGTAAATGGGAAGGCCTCTATCTGGGATCTGATGAATCAGGCCAGTGGAAATTGATGAGTAAAACAAGAGGCAAGCTGATTTCGGGAGAGATAATTGATTTGGTACCTGCCCATCCAAGACAGGAACAAAAGCAGATCTCACTTCAAATGCAAAGCAAGGATGCAGAGGGTTACTGGACTGCCGCAGTTCAATCAGATGAAGACCATCATACCATATTGGAACACTTTGGGACGATGCCTCTGCCTCCCTATATGCGACGTGAGCTGGCAACGGATGTCGACTGGGAGCGCTATCAAACCGTTTATGCCAACCAACCCGGCGCAGTGGCAGCGCCAACAGCAGGTCTGCACTTTACTCCTGACCTATTGAATGAGTGTACGCAAAAAGGAATTCAGATTGCGAAAGTCACGTTGCACGTTGGTATTGGAACATTTAAACCAATCTCGGTGCAAACATTGGATCAACACAAGATGCATTCTGAATGGTGCGAGTTATCGGAAGAGTCTGCCGTATTGTTAAACGAAACCCGACAAAAGGGAGGTCGAATCGTTTCCGTGGGAACAACAAGTGTCCGTACCCTCGAAACAGTAGCACAACAGGGCTCGCTCAATGCCTGGCGAGGAGAGACAGACATCTTCATCTATCCACCATATCAGTTTCAAGCCGTCGATTGTCTGCTGACCAATTTTCATTTGCCAAAATCAACTTTATTAGTTCTGGTAAGCGCCTTTGCTGGTACTGAATTAATACGCGAAGCCTACGAAAAAGCGGTCGAAGAACAATATCGTTTCTTTAGCTATGGCGATGCCATGTTGATTTTATAG